GCAGCAGGCAAAGCAGACCGGTGAGGTCCCGGAGCAGGAGAGGGAGGTTCAGACAAAAGATGCTGCTGCGACCGGGCCCGAGGCACAGGGCCGCCCGTCGAAGCGTTCGCGGCGGAGGGGGCGGCGCTCGAGAGACCGCCGGAAAAAAGAGCAGGCGAAGGTCAACGCCGCAGGCAGTCCTGCCGAGAGCAGCGCCGGGAATGGAGCTGGAGGTGCGGATTCGGGCCCTGAGGCTAACTACCTCGACCGGACCGTCGAGCAGTTCGAAGGCCAGAACGAGCTCCAGACAGAAGAATAGATGCGGCAAATTGACAAAGCCCATCCCTGTTGCTAGACTGGGGGTAGGAGACGCAGCGAGACCGTGTCTCATGAGGCCGTTCGGAGGTATCTTAATGAGCCCCCGCTTGCAGATTACCGCTCGCGACATGGAGCTGAGCGACTGGATCAGAGACGAGATAACCAGGAAGGCCGATAAGCTCGACGAATTTTACGACCGGATCATCTGGTGCAGGGTAGTGGTCGAGGCCCCGCACCGCCACCGCAGAGAGGGAGCGCCGTATAACGTCCGTATTTTCATCCTGGTGCCGGGCAGTGAGATCAACGTGGAGCGGGAGCCCAACCAGGACTTTCAGGCGGCTATCAGAGACGCCTTTGATGCGGCATACCGGCAGCTCGAGGACTTTTCACAACGCCGGCGCGGCGAGGTGAAGCAGCACGAGGAGCCTCCCCATGCCCGGGTGAGCGCCGTCTTCCCCGAGAAAGGGTACGGTCTTCTCATGACGCCGGACGGCACCGAAGTATACTTTCACGAGCACAGCCTGCTGAACCACGACCTGAAGCACCTCGAGATAGGCACTGAAGTGCGCTTTGCCGAAGAGCGGGGAGAAAAGGGACCCCAGGCAAGCTCGGTCACTGTTCTGAAAGAGAAGAGGATCATTCACAAGCTGGAGGAGTGAACGGGAGCCGGACTCGGCCGGCCCCCCTTTCCATTTTTATTGAACGTTGAACATTGTTTCCTTCGAGTCTCTCATCCCTCCGCTCTGAACGGTCGTGACGACCGTTCAGGTCCCTCTGTCGGCATTCGGCGGCAACATCAACGGTACCGATGAAGTAAAGGTGCTGCCGTTGCGCTTCACCGTTACCCGCGGATTTCCGATAACCGCTCCGTTGTGTCTGATTTTCCTCGCCTCGGTCACGCTCACCGTGTCGGCGGGATTCGGCGTGAGCACTGCATAGGTGGTGTTCAGGCTGACCGCATCTCCCGGTCGCAC
The genomic region above belongs to Nitrospirota bacterium and contains:
- a CDS encoding HPF/RaiA family ribosome-associated protein, with the translated sequence MSPRLQITARDMELSDWIRDEITRKADKLDEFYDRIIWCRVVVEAPHRHRREGAPYNVRIFILVPGSEINVEREPNQDFQAAIRDAFDAAYRQLEDFSQRRRGEVKQHEEPPHARVSAVFPEKGYGLLMTPDGTEVYFHEHSLLNHDLKHLEIGTEVRFAEERGEKGPQASSVTVLKEKRIIHKLEE